In the Bacillus amyloliquefaciens DSM 7 = ATCC 23350 genome, GCCCATTGCGTAACCTCTGAACCTGTTCCGGCAGTCGTCGGAATCGTTGTCAGCGGAGGAATACGGTTTTCCAGCGGTTTTTTGCCTTCCGCGGCTTCATAATCAAGCACGCTTCCTTCGTGTGTCGCTTCTACTCCGATCGCTTTCGCCGTATCCATCGAGCTTCCGCCGCCGACAGCCACAAGACCGTTGCAGTTTTCTTTTTTATACAGTTCAGATCCTTCGTTCACAAGTCGTACAGGCGGATTCGGCTCCACTTTGTTAAACAGGACGACTTCAATGCCCGCTTCCTGCAAGGATTCAATGACCGGGTTTGCCACCCCCGCGTTATAAATTCCGGGGTCTGTTACGAGCAGCGCTTTTGTGACGCCAAGCGCTCTGACTTCTTTTCCCGCGTGCTGAATCGCGCCGATTCCGTGTTTAATAACTGTCGGGATTTCAAATGTATGGAATTTATGCATGCTTTCTACTTTCATATTTAATGTCATATTGTATCTCCTCCTTATTATGCTTTAAACCAGTTAACCGCTGCAGGTTTTGTGTTGCGGTAAATATGTTTGACTTCCGTGTATTCTTCCAGGCCGATTTTGCCGAGTTCGCGGCCGAAGCCCGATTGTTTGTACCCGCCCCACGGCGCTTGCGCGAAATACGGGTGGAAATCATTGATCCATACCGTTCCCATCCGCAGTTTTTGAGCTACTCGTTCGCATTTTTCAATATCCTTTGACCATACCGCCCCGGCCAGCCCGTAAATGGTATCGTTGGCCAGTCTGATCACCTCTTCTTCAGAAGAAAATGACTCGACTGTTAAAACGGGACCGAAGATCTCCTCTTGGACAATCCGCATATCAGACTTGCAGTTTGAAAAAATAGTAGGTTCATAGAAGAAACCGTTCTGAAGGGCGGGATCATCAGGACGTTTGCCGCCTGTTTCCAGCTTTGCCCCTTCTTCGATTCCGATTTCTACGTATTTTTCAACTTTGGCCCGATGCTCGGCGGAAATCAGCGGACCGCTTTCCGTATCTTCATGAAAACCGTTTCCTAATTTGATGCGTTTCGTACGCTTGATCAGCTCGGCTAAAAATTCATCATGAATCGCTTCATCCACTAAAAGCCGGGAGCCTGCCGAACAAACTTGGCCGGCATGGAAAAACACGGCGTTCAGCGCTTGATCTGCAGCTGTTTCAAGATCAGCGTCTTGGAACACGATATTCGGATTCTTGCCGCCAAGCTCCAGAGCAATCTTTTTCACGTTGCCGCTTGCCGCCTGCATAATTTTTTTGCCTGTTTCAATTCCGCCCGTAAAGGACACCAAATCGACGTCTAGGTTTCTCGCCAGCTCGTCACCGACAGAGGCGCCCGGTCCAAGCACAAGATTGGCGGCTCCCTTTGGAATACCGGCTTCTTCTATTAATTGAAAGACTTTAATGGTTGTCAGCGGAGTAATCTCGCTCGGCTTTAAAACGATCGTATTACCGGCCGCAAGAGCAGGAGCGATTTTCCAGCTCGCCTGAAGGAGCGGATAGTTCCACGGCGTAATTTGTCCGCACACGCCGATGGGCTCTCTGACGATTTTACTTACGGAATCAGGAATCGGAGATGAGATGACCTCGCCCCCGTCTTTATCCGCCAAACCGGCATAATACTGAAATACATTTGCGATATCATCCATATCAGCTTTGCTTTCTTCGATTGTTTTTCCTGTATCAAGCGATTCCAGCTCAGCTAATTCGTTCAGATCACGTCTGATTAATTCCGCAATTTTCAGAACAAACTGGCCGCGTTCCAGCCCGGAAAGCACCGGCCACTCCCCTTCATCAAATGCTTTTCTGGCTGCGGCGATG is a window encoding:
- the betB gene encoding betaine-aldehyde dehydrogenase, producing MSKTLYIGGEWISAEKKQTRRIINPFNQEEIATVCEGDRDDAVKAIAAARKAFDEGEWPVLSGLERGQFVLKIAELIRRDLNELAELESLDTGKTIEESKADMDDIANVFQYYAGLADKDGGEVISSPIPDSVSKIVREPIGVCGQITPWNYPLLQASWKIAPALAAGNTIVLKPSEITPLTTIKVFQLIEEAGIPKGAANLVLGPGASVGDELARNLDVDLVSFTGGIETGKKIMQAASGNVKKIALELGGKNPNIVFQDADLETAADQALNAVFFHAGQVCSAGSRLLVDEAIHDEFLAELIKRTKRIKLGNGFHEDTESGPLISAEHRAKVEKYVEIGIEEGAKLETGGKRPDDPALQNGFFYEPTIFSNCKSDMRIVQEEIFGPVLTVESFSSEEEVIRLANDTIYGLAGAVWSKDIEKCERVAQKLRMGTVWINDFHPYFAQAPWGGYKQSGFGRELGKIGLEEYTEVKHIYRNTKPAAVNWFKA